The Nocardia sp. NBC_01329 sequence TCGCGTACCGAGAGCGGACCGCCGCACCGATCCGGCCGGCCGAGTACAACAGGTCTCGGCCGATAACCGAGGGCAGCTGCCTACCGGAACTCGACGACGGCGCCGGTATATTCCGGCCCATGACGACGCCGTTCCCGCAGCGACAGTGGGGTTCCCCGAAGAGCCCGCCGGCCCGCGTGGCGAACAGGTTCGCCGGCACGAAGATCGGCTCCCGGGTGATCCGCGCCCTCACCCCGCTGGATCGCTGGGTGCTGGAACGCACCGACGCCCGGTATACCGTGCTCGGACCGATCGGTGCACCGGTGATCCTGTTGACCACGACGGGTCGCAGATCCGGACAGTCACGTACCCAGCCGCTGCTGTGCGTACACGACGGCACCACCGTATATGTCATCGGCAGCAATTTCGGTGGCACCCACCACCCCTCTTGGACAGCCAATCTTCTCGCCGACCCGAACGCGACGGTATCCATTGCGGGCGAACGCATTCCGGTCACCGCCACTCGGGTCGAGGGCACGGCCGCGGAATCGGTGTTCGAGCGGTTCGTCGAGATCACCGGCGCCTACGCCGCCTACCGGGACCGCACCGACCGCGAACTGCGCATATTCGCACTCACCCGCGCCTGATCCCCGGGCCGGCCGAGTCAGGCCCGCTGACTGCTGATCGAGACGACCTCACCCGTGAGGTAGGTGGTGTAATCGCTGGCGAGCATCGCGATGGTGGCCGCGACCTCCCACGGTTCGGCGGCGCGGCCGAATGCCTCCCGCTCGGAGAGCCGGTCGAGCAGTTCGGTGGAACTGGTCTTGTCGAGGAAGGCGTGCCGGGCGATGCTCGGCGAGACCGCGTTGATCCGGACCCCGAGTTCGGCCGCTTCCACCGCACTGCACCTGGTCAGCGCCATCACCCCGGCCTTGGCAGCGGCGTAGTGCGCCTGACCGTACTGGGCCCGCCAGCCGAGCACGCTCGCGTTGTTGACGATCACCCCGCCGTGTTTCGCGTCACGGAAATAGTTGAGCGCGGCGCGCGTACAGCGGAAAGTGCCGTTGAGGGTGATATCGAGAACGCGATCCCATTGTTCGTCGGTCATATCGACCACCGGCGTCTCACCGCCCAGCCCGGCATTGTTGACGAGGATATCGACCCCGCCCAGGGCGGCGGCCGCGCCGCGCACCAGTTCGTCGACCTGCTCGGTGCTGGTCACATCGCAGACGATCGCGGCGACCGCACGATCGGCGAATTCCTCGGACAGTTCGGCCCGGGTGGCCTCCAGCCGGCGTTCGTGCCAGTCCGAGACCACCACATCGGCGCCCTCGGCGAGCAACCGGCGCGCTGTCGCGGATCCGATCCCGGTACCGGCGGCCGCGGTGACCACGGCGCGGCGGCCGGTGAGCAGTCCGTGGGCCGGGGTCTGCTGCGGCGCGACCGACAGCGGCCCGCTCACTGCCGGGCCTCGCGCGGCAGGCCGAGCACCCGCTCGGAGATGATGTTGCGCTGCACTTCGTTCGAACCTCCGTAGATCGTATCGGCGCGGGTGAACAGATACAGCCGCTGCCATTCGTCGAGATCACCGTCTGCGGCGACGAGTCCGGCGGCGCCGCGGACCGCCATGGCGAGTTCGCCGAGTCCGCGATGCCAATTGGCCCAGAGCAGTTTGCCCACCGAGGCCTGACCGCCGTCGTCCGCTGTCTCGGCCATGGTGCGCTGTGCGTGGGCACGCAGCACCCGCAGCCCCACCCAGGCGCGATCCATCTTGTCCGCGAGCAGCGGATCGTCGAGGGCGCCGGATTCGCGGGCCAGTTCTTCGATCGCCGCGAGTTCCCGGGCGAAGCGGATCTGCTGGCCGAGTGTGGAGATCCCGCGTTCGACATTGAGGGTGCCCATGGCGACGCGCCAGCCGTCCCCCGGTGCACCGACGACCAGGTCGGCGTCGGTGCGCGCGTTGTCAAAGAACACCTCGTTGAATTCCGAGGTGCCGGTGAGCTGGACGATCGGCCGGACCTCGATACCCGGCTGATCCATCGGCACCAGCAGGTACGAAAGACCCTTGTGACGTTTGGAACCCGGTTCGGTGCGGCAGACCGCGAAACACCAGTCGGCCACATGCGCGAGCGAGGTCCAGATCTTCTGCCCGTTGATCGACCACTGATCGCCGTCGAGCCGGGCCGAGGTGGAGACCGCCGCGAGATCGGAGCCGGCGCCCGGTTCCGAGTATCCCTGGCACCACAGTTCGGTGACGGTGCGGATACCCGGCAGGAAGCGGTCGCGCTGGGCGTCGGTACCGAAGGCCAGCAGCGTCGGGCCGAGCAGTTCCTCGCCCACATGGGAGACCCGCGCGGGCGCGTTCGCCTTCGCGTATTCCTCGTGGAAGATGATCTGCTGCGCGACGCTCGCGTCGCGACCGCCGTACTCCACCGGCCAGCCCAGGCAGGTCCAGCCCGCGGCAGCCAGCGCACGGTCCCATTCCAGGCGTT is a genomic window containing:
- a CDS encoding nitroreductase/quinone reductase family protein; the encoded protein is MTTPFPQRQWGSPKSPPARVANRFAGTKIGSRVIRALTPLDRWVLERTDARYTVLGPIGAPVILLTTTGRRSGQSRTQPLLCVHDGTTVYVIGSNFGGTHHPSWTANLLADPNATVSIAGERIPVTATRVEGTAAESVFERFVEITGAYAAYRDRTDRELRIFALTRA
- a CDS encoding SDR family oxidoreductase, which codes for MSGPLSVAPQQTPAHGLLTGRRAVVTAAAGTGIGSATARRLLAEGADVVVSDWHERRLEATRAELSEEFADRAVAAIVCDVTSTEQVDELVRGAAAALGGVDILVNNAGLGGETPVVDMTDEQWDRVLDITLNGTFRCTRAALNYFRDAKHGGVIVNNASVLGWRAQYGQAHYAAAKAGVMALTRCSAVEAAELGVRINAVSPSIARHAFLDKTSSTELLDRLSEREAFGRAAEPWEVAATIAMLASDYTTYLTGEVVSISSQRA
- a CDS encoding acyl-CoA dehydrogenase family protein; this translates as MNDGEFADQVRSWLEEQLNGEFRELRGLGGPGREHEAFDERLEWDRALAAAGWTCLGWPVEYGGRDASVAQQIIFHEEYAKANAPARVSHVGEELLGPTLLAFGTDAQRDRFLPGIRTVTELWCQGYSEPGAGSDLAAVSTSARLDGDQWSINGQKIWTSLAHVADWCFAVCRTEPGSKRHKGLSYLLVPMDQPGIEVRPIVQLTGTSEFNEVFFDNARTDADLVVGAPGDGWRVAMGTLNVERGISTLGQQIRFARELAAIEELARESGALDDPLLADKMDRAWVGLRVLRAHAQRTMAETADDGGQASVGKLLWANWHRGLGELAMAVRGAAGLVAADGDLDEWQRLYLFTRADTIYGGSNEVQRNIISERVLGLPREARQ